The Candidatus Peribacteria bacterium region TCGTGAGCTCGAACAGAAATACGCTGATGCGCCGGTTGTGCCACTCAGTAACATCACGCAGGGATATAAAGAAGGCACATTCAAGACCATCACCATCCGCGACAGTAAAGTCTTTGCAGAAACCTCGACGGGCGCCTACGTGCAGTCCTATAAGGAAATGCTCGATACCGTGAGCCAGCTTGGATGGAACGATCCCGCCAACGCCACCATCGTGACCGTCGAAAACCGCGAAGCCACCAACATGCTGATGGCCGCACTGCCCGATCTGCTCCTCTTCCTTTTGATTATCGGTGGAGTCGTCTGGCTCTTCCGCGGCATTGCACGCTCGCAGAATAACGCGCTCTCATTCGGAAAATCCCGCGCCAGAGTCGCCGATCCGAAGCAGGTGAAGACGCGCTTTAAGGATGTGGCTGGTGCCGATGAGTCCAAAGAGGAACTTGTCGAAGTCGTCGACTTCCTTAAAAACCCGAAGAAATACATGGATATCGGTGCCAAGATTCCAAAAGGCGTTCTGCTCGTCGGTCCTCCGGGAACCGGTAAGACATTGCTCGCCCGCGCAGTCGCCGGTGAAGCAGGTGTACCGTTCTTCTCAATTGCCGGTTCTGAATTCGTGGAAATGTTCGTGGGAGTCGGTGCATCCCGCGTGCGCGATCTCTTTGTCCGCGCAAAACGCAACGCACCCTGCATTATCTTCATCGATGAAATCGATGCCGTCGGACGTCAGCGTGGAGGCGCAGGATTCGGGGGAGGACACGATGAACGCGAACAGACCCTCAACCAGATCCTCACCGAAATGGACGGATTCGAGCAGGGGACAAACGTCATCGTCATGGCCGCCACCAACCGTCCGGATGTGCTCGATAGCGCCCTTCTCCGACCGGGCCGCTTTGACCGCCACGTCTATATTGATAAGCCGGATCTCGAAGCCCGCGAGCAGATTCTCATGGTCCACGCCCGCAACAAGAAAGTCGCAAAGGGCGTCGATTACCTCGCAATTGCCAAGCAGTCGATCGGCCTTGCCGGTGCAGATCTGGAAAACATCATGAACGAAGCTGCTATCTTCGCTGCCAAGCGCCGTCACCCGGCCCTCACGCAGCAGGATATGGTCGATGCACTCGAGAAAGTAACCATCGGTCCTGAAAAGCGCTCCCGCAAGCTCAATCAGAAAGAGAAAGACATCACTGCCTACCACGAGCTTGGTCATGCCATTGTCGGCTACCTCTGCAAAGAATCCGACAAGCTTCATAAAATCAGCATCGTCTCCCGCGGTTCCGCACTCGGTGTCACCTGGTTCCTGCCGGAAGAAGACGTCTACACCACCAGCAGGCAAAAATTCCTCGATGAAATCTGCGGACTCCTCGGTGGTCGCGCTGCAGAGCAGCTCATCTTCAAAGACAGCACCACCGGTGCCAGCAACGACCTCGAACGCGCCTCACAAATCGCCCGTAACATGGCGATGCGCTACGGCATGGATGATGAACTCGGACTCGTGGTCTACGGCGAGCGAGCCGGCTCCGCAGCACTCGGTGCAGACCTCGGCATGAGTCGCAATTTCTCGGAAGAGAGTGCAAAGA contains the following coding sequences:
- the ftsH gene encoding ATP-dependent zinc metalloprotease FtsH, yielding MAPRRSPGNRQQWLLSVLLFAGLIMLSFYYIGAPSRELEQKYADAPVVPLSNITQGYKEGTFKTITIRDSKVFAETSTGAYVQSYKEMLDTVSQLGWNDPANATIVTVENREATNMLMAALPDLLLFLLIIGGVVWLFRGIARSQNNALSFGKSRARVADPKQVKTRFKDVAGADESKEELVEVVDFLKNPKKYMDIGAKIPKGVLLVGPPGTGKTLLARAVAGEAGVPFFSIAGSEFVEMFVGVGASRVRDLFVRAKRNAPCIIFIDEIDAVGRQRGGAGFGGGHDEREQTLNQILTEMDGFEQGTNVIVMAATNRPDVLDSALLRPGRFDRHVYIDKPDLEAREQILMVHARNKKVAKGVDYLAIAKQSIGLAGADLENIMNEAAIFAAKRRHPALTQQDMVDALEKVTIGPEKRSRKLNQKEKDITAYHELGHAIVGYLCKESDKLHKISIVSRGSALGVTWFLPEEDVYTTSRQKFLDEICGLLGGRAAEQLIFKDSTTGASNDLERASQIARNMAMRYGMDDELGLVVYGERAGSAALGADLGMSRNFSEESAKKIDHFAQTTIAEQYKRAAGFLKQHEKKLHELAKVLLKDETMSVEEFVAIFEGKPVPPKKTKKAEQELKEMEESEKKA